One genomic region from Pseudomonadota bacterium encodes:
- a CDS encoding BolA family protein: MSVAALIEKKLEAALEPVRLEIVDESHLHAGHTNAPEGGESHFHVTVAAAAFEGQNLVSRQRKVYEILADELAGPVHALSLSTLTPDEVEQHT, translated from the coding sequence ATGTCAGTAGCAGCGTTAATTGAAAAGAAACTAGAGGCCGCACTTGAACCAGTCAGGCTTGAAATAGTCGACGAATCGCACCTTCACGCAGGCCACACAAATGCACCAGAGGGTGGAGAAAGCCATTTTCACGTTACTGTTGCAGCGGCTGCCTTTGAAGGCCAAAACCTGGTATCTCGTCAACGGAAAGTCTACGAGATCCTTGCAGATGAACTAGCTGGTCCGGTCCATGCGTTATCACTCTCAACATTGACCCCAGACGAAGTAGAGCAACATACATAG
- the cobS gene encoding cobaltochelatase subunit CobS has translation MAVSNLEDRARAHELDVPDKEISVKKTFGLDTPMKVPAFSVGSEYVPDIDEAYVFDYETTMAILAGFSHNRRVMIQGYHGTGKSTHIEQVAARLNWPCIRVNLDSHISRIDLIGKDAIVVRSGKQVTEFREGILPWCLQNPCAICFDEYDAGRPDVMFVIQRVLEVDGKLTLLDQSKVVRPNKYFRLFATANTVGLGDTTGLYHGTQQINQGQMDRWNIVTTLNYLPHEQEVDIVLAKSPSYNNKVGKEKIGAMVACAELTRSGFMNGDISTVMSPRTVITWAENAEIFSDIALGFRMTFLNKCDETERPMVAEYYQRCFGTELPESTVSATIS, from the coding sequence ATGGCTGTTTCAAATTTAGAAGACCGCGCACGAGCGCATGAATTGGATGTACCGGATAAAGAGATCTCGGTAAAAAAAACCTTTGGCCTCGACACTCCAATGAAAGTACCCGCTTTTTCTGTTGGGTCTGAATATGTTCCCGACATTGATGAAGCATATGTTTTTGATTACGAGACTACAATGGCAATTCTCGCAGGTTTCTCGCACAATAGGCGGGTCATGATACAAGGTTACCATGGCACAGGTAAATCAACACATATAGAGCAGGTAGCTGCACGGCTCAATTGGCCCTGTATTCGGGTAAATTTGGACAGCCATATCAGCAGAATTGATCTAATAGGGAAAGACGCGATTGTAGTAAGGAGCGGTAAGCAAGTAACAGAATTTCGCGAAGGTATACTGCCATGGTGTCTCCAGAACCCATGTGCAATTTGCTTTGACGAATACGATGCTGGCCGACCCGATGTTATGTTTGTGATTCAAAGAGTGCTCGAGGTTGATGGAAAGCTAACCCTTCTTGATCAAAGTAAAGTTGTGAGACCTAACAAATATTTTCGACTTTTTGCAACAGCGAATACCGTTGGGCTAGGTGATACAACTGGGCTTTATCACGGCACCCAACAAATAAACCAAGGGCAAATGGATCGTTGGAATATTGTAACAACGTTAAACTACCTGCCGCATGAACAGGAGGTTGATATTGTTTTGGCGAAGTCGCCCAGCTACAATAATAAAGTTGGCAAGGAAAAGATTGGGGCAATGGTCGCTTGCGCTGAGCTGACCCGCTCGGGTTTTATGAATGGCGATATTTCAACTGTGATGTCACCGCGGACTGTGATTACCTGGGCTGAGAACGCAGAAATATTTTCTGATATTGCACTTGGTTTCCGGATGACATTTCTTAACAAGTGTGATGAGACTGAACGGCCTATGGTGGCTGAGTATTATCAGCGCTGTTTTGGTACAGAATTACCAGAAAGCACTGTATCGGCAACTATATCGTAA
- a CDS encoding J domain-containing protein, whose translation MKWKNKRIEIDDEVSGRICDHPDCIRLGEYRAPKSPNRLGDFYWFCLEHVRAYNLKWNYYKDMREPEIEAEIRNDTVWRRPTWPMGTNVRAARNRSQQPKFDDSFGIFREYRTGAGSSPEYTKYDAESRRSFSVMEIRPPTTLTQLKSRYKELVKKLHPDVNGGDPAAEERLKDINQAYAKLKKVVLS comes from the coding sequence ATGAAGTGGAAAAATAAAAGGATAGAAATTGACGACGAAGTCTCTGGGCGGATCTGTGATCATCCAGATTGCATTAGGTTAGGTGAGTATCGAGCACCTAAGTCACCTAACAGGCTCGGTGATTTTTATTGGTTCTGCCTTGAGCACGTGCGGGCTTACAATTTAAAATGGAATTATTACAAGGATATGCGGGAGCCCGAAATTGAGGCTGAAATTCGCAACGATACTGTTTGGCGGAGGCCAACATGGCCCATGGGTACTAACGTTAGAGCTGCTCGCAACCGTTCACAGCAGCCTAAATTTGACGACTCATTCGGTATTTTTCGGGAATACCGGACTGGGGCCGGCTCTTCGCCTGAATATACGAAATATGATGCCGAATCACGTCGTAGCTTCAGCGTAATGGAAATTAGGCCACCGACAACCTTGACCCAATTGAAATCCCGCTATAAGGAACTCGTGAAGAAGTTACATCCGGATGTTAATGGCGGTGATCCTGCTGCCGAGGAGAGGCTGAAGGATATTAACCAAGCATACGCAAAATTGAAAAAAGTGGTCCTCTCTTAG
- the aroB gene encoding 3-dehydroquinate synthase codes for MNNETVSVELGERSYDIVVGENLIQNSGNIIAPLLRQPRVVVVSDSNVAPIYNDILAESLESEGISHESLVLPAGESTKSFKYFVELVDCILALGIERGTCLVALGGGVIGDLVGYVAASILRGIDFVQIPTSLLAQVDSSVGGKTGINTVHGKNLVGAFHQPRLVLCDVGVLDTLPERELKAGYAEVVKYGLIGDEKFFNWLEHNGSKVCAGDKIKRQRAVVMSCKAKAKIVVEDEQEAGRRALLNFGHTFGHALEAEAGFSDLLLHGEAVSIGMVMALTLSTKLGHCKSNTQVAARNHLRNVGLPVSTADRPSVNWDTEALLNHMAKDKKVTDGMMTFVLARGIGQAFLSRDVEREVLIEVLKSGGEL; via the coding sequence ATGAATAATGAAACTGTTTCGGTTGAGCTCGGTGAACGAAGTTACGACATTGTGGTCGGCGAAAACCTAATACAAAATAGTGGAAATATTATTGCGCCTCTACTGCGCCAACCGAGAGTCGTAGTTGTAAGCGATTCAAATGTGGCACCAATCTATAATGACATATTGGCCGAATCTCTCGAATCAGAGGGTATAAGCCACGAAAGTCTTGTGCTCCCAGCCGGAGAAAGCACAAAAAGTTTTAAATATTTTGTGGAACTCGTGGACTGCATTTTAGCATTAGGTATTGAGCGTGGCACATGCCTTGTGGCGCTCGGTGGAGGCGTAATTGGGGATTTAGTTGGATACGTAGCGGCGTCAATACTTCGCGGTATAGATTTTGTCCAGATACCAACGTCATTGCTGGCTCAAGTTGATAGTTCGGTCGGAGGAAAAACCGGAATCAATACCGTTCATGGGAAGAATCTTGTGGGTGCTTTCCATCAGCCACGGTTGGTCCTCTGTGATGTTGGTGTTTTAGATACGCTCCCGGAACGCGAGCTGAAGGCGGGATATGCGGAAGTTGTAAAATATGGGCTGATAGGAGATGAAAAGTTTTTCAACTGGCTTGAGCACAACGGGTCGAAGGTCTGTGCGGGTGACAAAATAAAGCGACAACGCGCCGTAGTTATGAGCTGCAAAGCCAAGGCTAAAATCGTGGTGGAAGATGAGCAAGAAGCAGGCCGTAGAGCATTGCTTAACTTTGGTCACACATTTGGGCATGCATTGGAAGCGGAAGCAGGTTTTAGTGATTTGTTATTGCACGGTGAAGCTGTTTCAATAGGTATGGTAATGGCGCTCACGCTTTCGACCAAGCTCGGTCATTGCAAATCAAACACACAAGTTGCTGCCCGTAACCATCTTCGCAACGTTGGGCTGCCCGTCTCTACGGCTGACAGGCCGTCCGTGAATTGGGATACAGAAGCTCTTCTCAATCACATGGCGAAAGATAAAAAGGTCACGGATGGCATGATGACATTTGTATTGGCCCGTGGCATCGGGCAGGCTTTTCTGAGCCGTGATGTAGAGCGCGAGGTTTTAATTGAAGTTTTGAAGAGCGGAGGTGAACTATGA
- a CDS encoding shikimate kinase — MEKIELIRSVLLELSKPLVLVGLMGAGKTAIGKRLALRLNLPFTDVDQEIEMAAGCSVADFFEKYGEAEFRHGERRVLSRLLGEGAGILATGGGAFMDAGARTEILGQGISIWLKADFETLWKRVCRRETRPLLKTSCPRQTLSQLLVKRYPVYAEADITVISKDGSLESTVDDVIASVAAILDERRYGQ; from the coding sequence ATGGAAAAGATTGAATTGATCCGATCTGTCTTGCTTGAGCTTTCAAAACCATTGGTTCTTGTTGGCTTGATGGGGGCTGGGAAAACAGCGATTGGGAAGCGTTTGGCGTTGCGTCTAAACTTACCTTTTACGGATGTAGATCAGGAAATAGAGATGGCTGCAGGATGTTCGGTGGCTGATTTTTTTGAAAAATATGGAGAAGCAGAGTTTCGTCATGGTGAACGCCGGGTGCTCTCTCGGTTGTTAGGTGAAGGAGCGGGTATTCTAGCGACTGGCGGAGGTGCATTTATGGACGCAGGTGCTCGGACTGAAATACTGGGACAGGGTATTTCGATTTGGCTTAAAGCTGACTTTGAGACTTTGTGGAAACGAGTCTGCCGGAGGGAGACAAGACCATTGTTGAAAACTTCATGCCCACGGCAAACTCTGTCTCAGCTGCTAGTCAAACGATATCCAGTGTATGCGGAAGCAGATATTACAGTTATTAGCAAAGATGGCTCTTTAGAATCGACGGTTGATGACGTCATTGCAAGTGTTGCAGCAATTTTGGATGAAAGAAGATATGGACAATGA
- a CDS encoding HlyC/CorC family transporter: MSAGYFLVTEHMVIIGFITLLIVVSGFFSGSETALTAASNPRMHELVRNQSRRAEVVLALLQRKERLIGSILLGNNLVNIFASALATSLFLDAFGEAGILYATGAMTLVVVIFAEVLPKTYALSHADRMALAVAPTMQLIVNLLRPFAASINFLVRHSLKILGVQLSNAQVEQEREEELRGAIALHTGEPDLRQEQQMLRGILDLDEVEVDEVITHRRNVEMLDSELSNESLIEAVLESHYTRLPLFKGEPENIVGVVHEKALLRAKHSSGSGFSELKITEIAGDPWFIPNTTTLLEQLQAFRERREHFALVVDEYGAFLGIVTLEDILEEIVGEIEDEHDRAFHGVKPQSDGTFIVSGSVTLRDLSRDFDWRLPDEQAATIAGLVLYEARSIPKAGQVFQFHGFRFEVLRRQRHQITLLRVTPPQSQPNAAPNRD, encoded by the coding sequence ATGAGTGCGGGGTATTTTCTGGTCACTGAGCACATGGTGATTATTGGGTTCATAACACTGTTGATTGTAGTCTCCGGCTTTTTCTCAGGATCAGAGACCGCACTTACAGCGGCTTCCAACCCACGAATGCATGAACTCGTTCGGAACCAGAGTCGGCGTGCCGAGGTTGTGCTTGCCCTTTTACAGCGAAAAGAACGCCTTATCGGATCAATTTTATTAGGCAATAATCTTGTGAATATATTTGCTTCGGCGTTGGCAACTAGCTTGTTTCTGGACGCGTTTGGAGAGGCAGGAATTCTATATGCCACTGGTGCCATGACTTTAGTTGTCGTTATATTCGCCGAAGTTTTACCGAAAACTTACGCCTTGAGCCATGCTGACCGGATGGCTCTAGCCGTTGCGCCAACGATGCAATTAATAGTGAATTTATTGAGACCTTTTGCTGCAAGCATTAATTTTCTGGTTAGACACTCGCTTAAAATTCTCGGGGTACAACTCTCAAATGCCCAGGTTGAGCAAGAGCGCGAGGAAGAACTGCGAGGGGCGATTGCCCTTCATACTGGGGAACCAGATTTGCGACAGGAGCAGCAGATGCTGCGGGGTATTCTCGATCTCGATGAAGTGGAAGTAGATGAAGTAATCACACATAGACGCAACGTGGAAATGCTTGACTCAGAACTCTCTAATGAAAGCTTGATTGAGGCTGTTCTTGAAAGCCACTATACGAGACTTCCGTTGTTTAAAGGCGAGCCGGAGAATATAGTCGGTGTTGTGCATGAAAAAGCACTTCTTCGCGCCAAGCACTCTAGCGGTTCGGGGTTTTCTGAACTCAAGATTACAGAAATAGCTGGTGATCCGTGGTTTATTCCGAATACTACGACGTTGCTTGAACAGCTCCAGGCATTTCGGGAACGACGCGAGCACTTTGCGCTTGTTGTTGACGAATACGGTGCTTTTCTTGGGATAGTAACTCTCGAAGATATCCTAGAGGAGATTGTTGGTGAGATTGAGGACGAGCATGATCGCGCTTTCCATGGAGTTAAGCCTCAATCAGACGGAACTTTCATTGTGAGTGGATCGGTAACACTTCGTGATTTGTCACGTGATTTTGATTGGAGATTGCCAGATGAACAAGCTGCAACTATCGCCGGGTTGGTGCTTTATGAAGCACGGTCTATCCCAAAAGCCGGGCAGGTATTTCAATTCCATGGTTTCCGCTTTGAGGTTTTGAGACGTCAACGACATCAAATAACATTATTGCGGGTAACTCCGCCGCAATCGCAACCAAACGCTGCCCCTAACAGGGATTAG